From Ignatzschineria sp. RMDPL8A, a single genomic window includes:
- a CDS encoding efflux RND transporter periplasmic adaptor subunit, producing the protein MTKAKNKKRKVNEQISRAFRYHLITRRRHILAIFSVFIFFIVFVCGAWWYLIGQYHVTTEDAYVDGDIVTINAQISGNVATIYVDNTDIVQQGDPLIELSDTDMKLNLEQAKAGLAQAVRELHHKFALKAQLEAIVKQRQSEFERAESEYNRRSILVNSHAISDEDLQQSKQELESTEAMLIASQKELEGMVALIDNTEVRTHPSVLSAMTRVREAYIQLARTTVYAPVSGMVTKRNIQLGQHITPATSLMATVPLNNVWVNANFKESQLRHIRTGQAVILKSDVYGRSVVFHGKVLGVDAGTGSAFALLPAQNATGNWIKVVQRVPVRIGLDPEEVAVYPLRVGVSMRVTVNTRNALNIDENLNAYGANSIYETTFFEQRSQDVEAIIEQIIIENSTLST; encoded by the coding sequence ATGACAAAAGCAAAAAATAAAAAAAGGAAGGTTAACGAGCAGATATCAAGGGCGTTTCGTTATCATTTGATTACACGTCGGCGGCATATATTGGCGATTTTTTCAGTCTTTATTTTTTTTATTGTTTTTGTGTGTGGTGCTTGGTGGTATTTGATTGGTCAATATCATGTTACTACGGAGGATGCTTATGTCGATGGCGATATCGTGACTATTAATGCTCAAATATCTGGGAATGTCGCCACAATCTATGTTGATAATACCGATATAGTTCAACAAGGGGATCCTTTGATCGAGTTGAGCGATACAGATATGAAACTCAATTTAGAGCAAGCTAAAGCAGGTCTTGCTCAAGCGGTGCGTGAGTTGCACCATAAATTTGCTCTTAAAGCTCAATTAGAGGCGATTGTTAAGCAGCGTCAATCTGAATTTGAACGTGCTGAAAGTGAATATAATCGTCGATCGATTTTAGTCAATAGCCATGCAATTTCCGATGAAGACTTACAACAATCTAAGCAAGAACTTGAGAGTACGGAAGCGATGTTAATCGCCTCTCAAAAAGAATTGGAAGGAATGGTTGCATTAATTGATAATACTGAGGTACGGACACATCCATCGGTATTAAGTGCGATGACCCGTGTTAGAGAAGCTTATATTCAATTGGCACGTACAACTGTTTATGCCCCTGTGAGTGGTATGGTGACTAAACGGAATATTCAATTAGGACAGCATATCACTCCAGCCACTAGTTTAATGGCCACAGTGCCTCTTAATAATGTATGGGTGAATGCTAATTTTAAAGAATCTCAGCTACGACATATTCGCACTGGGCAAGCTGTTATCTTAAAGTCTGATGTCTATGGGCGCAGTGTGGTGTTTCATGGGAAGGTGTTAGGTGTCGATGCTGGTACAGGGAGTGCTTTTGCTCTTTTACCTGCGCAAAATGCAACGGGGAACTGGATTAAAGTGGTGCAGAGAGTACCGGTTCGTATTGGGCTTGATCCTGAAGAAGTGGCGGTTTATCCGTTAAGAGTGGGGGTATCGATGAGGGTAACGGTTAATACACGAAACGCATTGAATATTGACGAAAACTTGAACGCATATGGTGCTAACTCTATCTACGAAACAACATTTTTTGAACAGAGATCGCAAGATGTGGAGGCAATAATTGAACAAATTATTATCGAAAACAGCACACTGTCTACTTAA
- a CDS encoding asparaginase, which produces MRATINKHPKKRVLLITTGGTISAHHHSPLDRAQYRSGHYLGEDFLKALPEVSIRYDITVKNYARISSTEMGTDEWIMLKTACDRALNDDGFDGVVITHGTNTLEETAYFLHLTLKSDKPVVLTGAQRPFTHLSSDALSNLYDAFLVAASDSSHGKGVLVVANNRIYSARDVTKTATYHLETFQSPSTGPIGSIEPDDETHFTATPAKRHTLNSKFSTLPFLGADGKPLKLPKVAISYSYSGAESVMIEALLNTHYQGIVVAGTGAGRVSKAEEMALKKAQQQGIALVMSRRVGSGYVVAIKSYEDLFIPARDLNPQKARILLMLGIYAGYFKADMVQLFQIF; this is translated from the coding sequence ATGAGAGCAACTATCAACAAACATCCAAAGAAAAGAGTGCTGTTGATCACTACCGGCGGCACGATTTCGGCGCACCATCACTCTCCGCTCGATCGGGCGCAATATCGTTCGGGCCATTATCTTGGCGAAGACTTTTTAAAGGCGCTTCCAGAGGTGAGCATACGCTACGACATTACCGTTAAAAACTATGCGCGAATTAGCAGTACCGAGATGGGAACCGATGAGTGGATCATGCTGAAAACGGCTTGCGATAGAGCGTTAAATGATGATGGATTTGATGGCGTTGTAATCACGCACGGCACCAATACTTTGGAAGAGACGGCCTATTTTCTCCACCTAACGTTAAAGAGTGATAAACCGGTGGTATTAACCGGCGCGCAACGCCCCTTTACCCACCTAAGTTCTGATGCGCTGAGTAATCTTTATGATGCGTTTTTAGTTGCCGCGAGCGATTCCTCACACGGGAAAGGCGTATTGGTTGTGGCGAATAACCGGATCTATTCTGCCCGCGATGTCACTAAAACCGCCACCTATCATTTAGAAACTTTTCAATCTCCAAGCACAGGTCCGATCGGATCGATTGAACCAGATGACGAGACTCATTTTACTGCAACGCCGGCTAAGAGACATACACTCAATAGTAAGTTCTCGACCCTTCCTTTTTTAGGCGCTGATGGGAAGCCCCTTAAACTCCCGAAAGTCGCTATTAGTTATTCCTATTCGGGGGCGGAGAGTGTGATGATTGAGGCGCTATTAAATACTCACTATCAGGGCATCGTGGTTGCGGGAACGGGCGCGGGGCGTGTTTCAAAAGCAGAAGAGATGGCGCTTAAAAAGGCTCAACAACAGGGGATAGCGCTGGTGATGAGTAGACGGGTAGGCAGCGGGTATGTGGTTGCGATCAAGAGTTATGAGGATCTATTCATTCCTGCGCGAGATCTTAATCCACAAAAGGCGCGAATCCTATTAATGCTTGGGATTTATGCAGGGTATTTTAAAGCAGATATGGTTCAATTGTTTCAAATATTTTAA
- a CDS encoding nucleoside hydrolase — MTRKIILDCDPGHDDAIALLLAHGNPNIELLAVTTVVGNQTLEKVTRNARSIAKIANITGVPFAAGCVRPLVREIEIAPSVHGESGLDGPELPEPELPLDPRHAVDLIIDTIMSHEPKTVTLVPTGGLTNIAMAVRKEPRIVERVKEIVLMGGGYHVGNWSAVAEFNIKIDPEAAHIVFNEKWPLTMVGLDLTHQALATPEVVEKIRAIGTKPAQFVVELLECFGKMYKKAQGFDHPPVHDPCAVAYVIDPNVMTTRKVPVDIELTGTLTLGMTVADFRNPPEPDCHTQVAVKLDHGYFWDLIVDALERIGEVDA; from the coding sequence ATGACGCGTAAAATTATTCTCGACTGCGATCCTGGCCACGATGATGCCATTGCCCTTCTGCTTGCCCATGGAAATCCCAATATCGAACTCCTTGCGGTGACCACCGTTGTGGGCAACCAAACCCTTGAAAAAGTGACGCGAAATGCGCGCTCCATTGCGAAAATTGCCAATATTACCGGCGTGCCTTTTGCCGCAGGATGTGTGCGTCCACTTGTCCGCGAGATTGAAATTGCACCAAGCGTTCATGGTGAATCGGGGCTTGATGGACCAGAACTTCCCGAGCCGGAATTGCCGCTTGATCCGCGTCACGCTGTTGATCTGATTATCGACACCATTATGAGTCATGAGCCAAAAACGGTGACGCTTGTGCCCACCGGCGGGCTCACCAATATCGCGATGGCGGTCCGCAAAGAGCCGCGCATTGTGGAGCGGGTGAAAGAGATTGTCCTTATGGGCGGTGGCTATCACGTTGGGAATTGGAGCGCCGTCGCTGAGTTTAATATCAAAATCGACCCAGAAGCGGCGCACATTGTCTTTAATGAAAAATGGCCGCTGACAATGGTGGGACTCGATCTAACGCATCAAGCGCTTGCAACGCCGGAAGTGGTGGAGAAAATCCGCGCGATCGGCACAAAGCCCGCTCAATTTGTGGTGGAATTATTAGAATGCTTTGGCAAAATGTATAAAAAAGCGCAAGGCTTTGACCATCCCCCTGTCCACGATCCATGCGCTGTGGCTTATGTGATCGACCCAAATGTAATGACAACGCGCAAAGTGCCCGTGGATATTGAACTGACCGGCACTTTAACCTTAGGCATGACTGTGGCCGATTTTAGAAATCCTCCCGAGCCCGATTGCCATACACAAGTGGCGGTCAAACTCGATCATGGCTATTTCTGGGATCTGATTGTCGATGCATTAGAGCGAATCGGTGAGGTGGATGCATGA